The Streptomyces aurantiacus genome includes a region encoding these proteins:
- a CDS encoding phosphotransferase family protein yields the protein MSADHPPGLDLDRLRRLLDGERPGLVHGPLTGRLIEGGRSNLTYAVTDGTAKWVVRRPPLGHVLATAHDMKREHRVISALHPTAVPVPRTRLLCEDVDVLGAPFYVMDFVEGTPYRTAEQLAPLGPERTRGAVLGLVDTLVELHAVDPAEVGLADFGRPEGFLDRQLRRWGKQLDASRNRELAGIDELHAALGRDLPHSPTATVVHGDYRLDNVLIGEDDEIKAILDWEMSTLGDPLTDLGLLVMYSMPLGLPDSPVSTTATAAGHPEPAELIERYAARSGRDVSAVAWYTAFAWFKLAVILEGIHYRYTLGQTVGAGFDRIGDLVPVFIEHGLTTLQEG from the coding sequence ATGAGCGCAGACCACCCGCCGGGTCTCGATCTCGACCGGCTGCGCCGCCTGCTCGACGGCGAGCGGCCCGGGCTGGTCCACGGCCCCCTGACCGGCCGGCTGATCGAGGGCGGACGGTCGAACCTCACGTACGCGGTGACGGACGGCACCGCCAAGTGGGTCGTACGGCGGCCGCCGCTGGGCCACGTACTGGCGACCGCGCACGACATGAAGCGCGAGCACCGGGTGATCAGCGCGCTGCACCCGACGGCCGTGCCCGTGCCGCGTACGCGCCTGCTGTGCGAGGACGTGGACGTGCTGGGCGCGCCCTTCTACGTCATGGACTTCGTGGAGGGCACGCCCTACCGGACCGCCGAGCAGCTCGCGCCGCTCGGCCCGGAGCGCACACGCGGCGCGGTGCTGGGGCTCGTCGACACGCTGGTCGAACTGCACGCGGTGGACCCCGCCGAGGTGGGCCTCGCCGACTTCGGCCGGCCCGAGGGCTTCCTCGACCGGCAACTGCGGCGCTGGGGCAAGCAGTTGGACGCCTCCCGCAACCGTGAGCTGGCCGGGATCGACGAGCTGCACGCGGCACTGGGGCGCGACCTGCCGCACTCCCCCACGGCCACCGTGGTGCACGGCGACTACCGCCTCGACAACGTGCTGATCGGCGAGGACGACGAGATCAAGGCGATCCTCGACTGGGAGATGTCCACGCTGGGCGATCCGCTCACCGACCTGGGCCTGCTGGTCATGTACAGCATGCCGCTGGGGCTGCCCGACTCGCCCGTCTCCACGACCGCCACGGCCGCCGGGCACCCGGAGCCGGCCGAGCTGATCGAGCGGTACGCCGCGCGCTCGGGGCGCGACGTGTCCGCCGTCGCCTGGTACACGGCGTTCGCGTGGTTCAAGCTCGCCGTGATCCTGGAGGGCATCCACTACCGCTACACGCTCGGCCAGACCGTCGGCGCGGGCTTCGACCGCATCGGCGACCTGGTCCCCGTGTTCATCGAGCACGGCCTGACCACTCTTCAGGAAGGCTGA
- a CDS encoding YidH family protein, translating to MIHFVQTVRLWFAPERIKEEGGTPDYRFSLANERTFLAWLRTSLALIGGGFAVDQFLPDLRWAWRAGLALGLLAAGVLCALRSVNHWVRCERAMRRGEDLPVSRFPALLSIGVALVAVAMIVVVLVGWEG from the coding sequence GTGATCCATTTCGTGCAGACCGTCCGGCTGTGGTTCGCGCCCGAGCGGATCAAGGAGGAGGGCGGCACCCCCGACTACCGGTTCTCGCTGGCGAACGAGCGGACGTTCCTGGCGTGGCTGCGGACCTCGCTGGCCCTGATCGGCGGCGGCTTCGCCGTGGACCAGTTCCTGCCCGATCTGCGGTGGGCGTGGCGGGCCGGGCTGGCGCTCGGGCTGCTGGCCGCCGGGGTGCTGTGCGCGCTGCGCTCGGTGAACCACTGGGTCCGCTGCGAGCGCGCGATGCGCCGGGGCGAGGACCTGCCGGTGTCCCGTTTCCCGGCGCTGCTGAGCATCGGAGTGGCCCTGGTGGCCGTCGCGATGATCGTGGTCGTGCTGGTCGGGTGGGAGGGGTGA
- a CDS encoding FAD-binding dehydrogenase, whose amino-acid sequence MAYDADVIVIGAGLAGLAATAELVDAGRKVILLDQEPEQSIGGQAHWSFGGLFFVNSPEQRRMRIKDSHALALQDWMGTAGFDRAEDHWPRRWAEAYVDFAAGEKRSWLHKQGVRWFPVVGWAERGGYDANGHGNSVPRFHITWGTGPGLVAPFERRVREGVARGLVQLKFRHRVTGLSRSAGTVDTVSGEVLEPSGVERGRASSRTVAGAFEFRAQAVIVTSGGIGGNHELVRANWPERLGNPPERMISGVPAHVDGEMLAIAEGSGARLINRDRMWHYTEGIQNWNPIWENHGIRILPGPSSLWLDARGNRLPVPLFPGFDTLGTLEHIMRTGYDYTWFVLDQKIIGKEFALSGSEQNPDLTGKSVKGVFQRARADVPGPVQAFMDKGADFVVEKDLGALVRGMNALTKEPLIDEAALRREITSRDREIANPFTKDLQVTAVRGARAYLGDKLIRTATPHRILDPKAGPLIAVRLNILTRKTLGGLETDLSSRVLTEGGDPLSGVYAAGEAAGFGGGGVHGYRSLEGTFLGGCLFSGRTAGRAAAKAVN is encoded by the coding sequence ATGGCGTACGACGCAGACGTGATCGTGATCGGAGCGGGCCTCGCGGGGCTCGCGGCGACTGCGGAGCTCGTCGATGCGGGGCGCAAGGTGATCCTCCTCGACCAGGAGCCGGAGCAGTCGATCGGCGGCCAGGCGCACTGGTCGTTCGGCGGCCTGTTCTTCGTGAACTCCCCCGAGCAGCGCCGGATGCGCATCAAGGACAGCCACGCGCTGGCCCTCCAGGACTGGATGGGCACCGCCGGGTTCGACCGCGCGGAGGACCACTGGCCCCGCAGGTGGGCCGAGGCCTACGTCGACTTCGCGGCCGGCGAGAAGCGGAGCTGGCTGCACAAGCAGGGCGTCCGCTGGTTCCCGGTGGTCGGCTGGGCCGAGCGTGGCGGCTACGACGCCAACGGCCACGGCAACTCCGTGCCGCGCTTCCACATCACCTGGGGCACGGGCCCCGGTCTCGTCGCCCCCTTCGAGCGCCGGGTCCGCGAGGGCGTCGCGCGGGGCCTCGTACAGCTCAAGTTCCGCCACCGGGTCACGGGCCTGTCCCGCAGCGCGGGCACCGTCGACACCGTGAGCGGGGAGGTCCTGGAGCCGTCGGGCGTCGAGCGGGGCAGGGCCAGCAGCCGCACCGTCGCCGGCGCCTTCGAGTTCCGGGCGCAGGCGGTGATCGTCACCTCGGGCGGCATCGGCGGCAACCACGAGCTCGTCCGCGCCAACTGGCCGGAGCGGCTGGGGAATCCGCCCGAGCGGATGATCTCCGGCGTGCCCGCGCACGTGGACGGCGAGATGCTCGCCATCGCGGAGGGCTCCGGCGCCCGTCTGATCAACCGCGACCGCATGTGGCACTACACCGAGGGCATCCAGAACTGGAACCCCATCTGGGAGAACCACGGCATCCGCATCCTGCCCGGCCCGTCGTCCCTGTGGCTGGACGCCCGCGGCAACCGGCTGCCCGTACCGCTGTTCCCGGGCTTCGACACGCTCGGCACGCTCGAGCACATCATGCGGACCGGGTACGACTACACGTGGTTCGTGCTCGACCAGAAGATCATCGGCAAGGAGTTCGCGCTCTCCGGATCCGAGCAGAACCCCGACCTCACCGGCAAGTCCGTCAAGGGCGTCTTCCAGCGGGCCCGGGCCGATGTGCCGGGGCCGGTGCAGGCGTTCATGGACAAGGGCGCGGACTTCGTCGTCGAGAAGGACCTGGGCGCACTCGTCCGAGGCATGAACGCGCTCACCAAGGAGCCGCTCATCGACGAGGCCGCGCTGCGGCGCGAGATCACTTCGCGCGACCGGGAGATCGCCAACCCGTTCACCAAGGACCTCCAGGTGACGGCGGTCCGCGGCGCCCGCGCCTACCTCGGCGACAAGCTGATCCGCACGGCCACCCCGCACCGCATCCTCGACCCCAAGGCCGGGCCGCTCATCGCCGTGCGCCTCAACATCCTCACCCGCAAGACACTCGGCGGCCTGGAGACCGACCTCTCGTCCCGCGTGCTGACCGAGGGCGGCGACCCGCTGTCCGGGGTCTACGCGGCGGGGGAGGCGGCCGGGTTCGGTGGCGGCGGAGTGCACGGCTACCGGTCCCTGGAGGGCACGTTCCTCGGCGGTTGCCTTTTCTCCGGGCGTACGGCCGGGCGGGCCGCGGCGAAGGCCGTGAACTGA
- a CDS encoding DUF202 domain-containing protein → MTAGPLESGGRDPGLQPERTRLAWRRTTLAATVVAVLAGKSALHEGPSATAIVVCALCCGLWLGFLAVAHRRIRTLSEGVPPAAFTPRHASTAALCTIALALCAVALVL, encoded by the coding sequence GTGACGGCCGGCCCCCTGGAGTCCGGGGGCCGGGACCCCGGACTCCAGCCGGAGCGGACGCGCCTGGCCTGGCGGCGTACCACCCTCGCGGCGACCGTGGTCGCCGTCCTCGCCGGGAAGTCCGCCCTGCACGAGGGGCCGAGCGCGACGGCGATCGTGGTGTGCGCGCTGTGCTGCGGGCTGTGGCTGGGGTTCCTCGCCGTGGCGCACCGGCGGATCCGCACCCTGTCCGAGGGCGTACCGCCGGCGGCGTTCACGCCGAGGCACGCGAGCACCGCGGCCCTGTGCACGATCGCCCTGGCCCTCTGCGCCGTGGCCCTCGTCCTGTGA
- a CDS encoding NUDIX hydrolase, producing the protein MSSADEILDVVDEHDVVVGRARRGDVYARGLRHRCAFIQVKDAAGRLFVHRRTPDKLVFPSLYDMFVGGVVGAGESYDDAALREAEEELGVRGLARPEFLFKFLYEDGAGRSWWSAVYEVRCPVPVSPQVEEVAWHAFLPEAEVRERLTEWEWVPDGLAAYERLRALRETG; encoded by the coding sequence ATGAGTTCCGCTGACGAGATTCTCGACGTCGTCGACGAGCACGACGTGGTGGTGGGCCGGGCCCGGCGCGGGGACGTGTACGCGCGCGGGCTGCGGCATCGATGCGCGTTCATCCAGGTCAAGGACGCGGCCGGGCGGCTCTTCGTGCACCGGCGCACGCCGGACAAGCTGGTCTTCCCCTCCCTGTACGACATGTTCGTGGGCGGGGTCGTCGGCGCGGGCGAGAGCTACGACGACGCGGCCCTGCGGGAGGCCGAGGAGGAACTCGGTGTCCGGGGACTCGCCCGTCCGGAGTTCCTGTTCAAGTTCCTGTACGAGGACGGCGCCGGGAGGAGCTGGTGGTCGGCCGTGTACGAGGTGCGGTGCCCGGTGCCGGTGAGTCCCCAGGTGGAGGAGGTCGCCTGGCACGCGTTCCTGCCGGAGGCCGAGGTGCGGGAGCGGCTGACGGAGTGGGAATGGGTGCCGGACGGGCTGGCCGCGTACGAGCGGCTGCGGGCTCTGCGGGAGACGGGCTGA